A stretch of DNA from Amylolactobacillus amylophilus DSM 20533 = JCM 1125:
GTAGATACGTCTAGAATTAAAGTAAATGCGTTTAATCGACTGGCTAAGTGTCTTACGACGCTTGGCTTGTGGCGATACATGATTCTGCTGATGTTCATAGTAAGTTGAGCGTGGAACTGAGAGTACTTTACAGGTTTCTTTGATACTATGGTGCTTCAAATTAATATCAACGGCTGTCTGCCAGTCATCTGGGTTTACTTTTTGGCGAATATGGTTAAGGCTTTTTTTAAGATGTCATTCTCAATTTCTAGCTGTTTCAAACGTTTTTGCAACGCTAAAACATCTGATTTGGAAATTCCACTTCCTTTGTCTTCTTTATATAGATTAATCCATTTGTAAATAGTTACATTTGATACACCATATTCGTCTGTAAGATCAGCTACCGGGGCGCCATCCTGGTACAGCTTGACAATCATTTTTCTAAAATCTACTGAGTACTTTTTCTTGGTCATAAAAACACAATCCTTCCTATTATGGAATTATACTAAATCGTGTCCATGATTTCATACTACCTTCATAGGCCTTTATGCGTACCAGCTTTAGCTACTGTTTTGGTTAAAGCTGGTACGACCTCACTTATTCTTGCTATAACATTTGAATCCTTAATTTCATAAAGCTTTCTTTCATCAAGTGTTCTTTCAGAAATTAGATCTAATGTGATAGGAATTTCAAATGGTTTGTCATCTTCCACCGTAAGACTAGGTGAAATCGATATATTTTGTTGTTCATCGTTATTGCAATTCATATTTTTTAATTTTGATTTTTTTAGTACAAGATATATTATGATAATTACAAATAATATAAAAGTAAAAAACAAAAAACTTTTCATTAAACATCCCTCAATTCACTTGGTATCTAAATCATTATACCCTTTTAAATGCTAACAATAATATTTGTAGTTTATTAAATTTATTGTTAGTAGACTATTATCCAAAATCAATTTGATCGAGCATAGTTTCTCGACTGGCTTGATCTAGACCAAGATAGGTTAAGGTCATGGCTTCGCTTGAATGGTTTAATAAATGCATGACTAACCCAATATTATAGTTTGATTGCGTATAAACACGATACGCACCTATTTTACGCATGGTATGCGTTCCTAGATAGTTAATTCCTAGAAGATCACCAACTCGTGCCATAATCTTATAAAACTGTTTCTCCGTGATATGACGGTCAGGGTGTTGAATGGAAGGAAAGAGCCACTCAGAGGCTAGTCTATGATCAAGTAGCCATTGACGGTACAATAAGAGCTCTGTTTGAACTGGTTTAAGATACAAGGTATTCGGTTTACCAGTTTTTCGATCGTGAATGAACGCATTTTGTTTAATAGAACCGTCCGGATTAAAAATATCGGTTTGTTTTAAGCGCATGACATCACTCACTCGCAGTAGCGTAGCTTTGCCAACTTGAAAAACTGTATAGTTACGCCGGCCAGCTTTAAAGTTGTTGAGTGAGGTATCTTGCACCTCTTTGAGAACGTTTGAATCTTTGATGGGTAAGACAACTTGTTGCATAAGCTGTTAGTTCCTTTACTTTAAAATTAATTTAGTTGCAGAAAACCTAAAAATCGAATATTATAATGTAGTACGATGGTAAACTTAAAGGAGGCGGATTAGAATGAGTAATACTATTATTAAAAACAAGACAATTTCAACTCGTGTAACACCTGACATTAGTGAACGGGCTAAAGCTAATCTAGCAAAACAAGGGCTAACCGTTTCTGAGTATATACGCTTATCGTTAGTTAAAGCGGCCAATAATGAAGTTCGATTAGTCAGCTTTTTAGATTCTCCGGAAGCCTTAGCCGCTAAAAAAGAAGCAGAAACAGGGCAGGTCAAAAACATTGGTTCATTGACTGACTTTGAAGATTGGATCGATAAGTTAGATGCAAATTAAACAGACCAAATCTTTTGAACGTGAATTAAAAAAACTAGTCAAAAAACATTTTCCAATAACTGTCTTGAAACCTTGTTTAAAAGCAATTGTTGAACAAGATGTACTTGTTTTGAAACAGATTAAAGATCATGCATTAAAAGGAAATTGGCGTGGCTATCGTGAATTTCACCCTGCCAGATATGGAAACTATGGTAAAAATTATGACAACTGGATTGTTATTTATCAGCTAGATCATGATGAATTGATTTTGTTATTGGTTGCAACTGGCTCCCATGAAATCTTGAATCAATAGCTATAGTTTAGGGGCACTTATAAAAAAATAAATTAAAATAGCCCCCAACATCTAAATTATAGATATTGGGGTCTATTTTTTCGATGTTTTCGAGGGGCGATTTGTTAAAAATGGACCCTAATATTAATTTAAATGTTTCTGAAGTCGTATAAAAGATCAGATAGTGTCTGGTTTTTTTGTATGAAATTTAGTAAATACTTTCTAGTTATTATAAATTGTTCACCGGAACCTCTAACTTTAGTTGCTAATAGTTGCTCTTGATCAGGATTTGGTTCTGGGCCTGTTATTTGAAAACTATGGATTATTCGGTCACGCTGCTCTACAAGTTCTGAAAACAGACTAATTATATTTTCTGGAATAACATCGGAATATTGTTCTTTCATAACTTTATGCAGAATATTCCCTGAAGTTCGATCAATTAATTCCCACCAGTTGTGTTGATCACCACTTATTTTAAGTATATTTTCTATAATAAAAGCATTGTTGGAGTTAAAAACACTTATAGCAGAACCAAGAAGCTCCCTATAATCATCATTCGGTAATGACTGTCTTGTATATTTTTCGTACATTATGTTTCACCTCTTTTAACATCTAATATAGAAACGTAAATGATATAATGATTAAGTCGTTCGTCACCCTTGTCATGCGGAGAGGGGGTGAAAGCCATGTACGATTTAATCGACAACATATCTCAACTTGGCAATGCACTTATTATCGTGTGGTTTACGTGGTGGCTAAACAACCGTAAACATTGATATTAGTGTAATCGAACGACTCTAACTACGCAAAAAGCCTTCAGCAACTTAGGGCCTTGCTGAAGGCTTTTGTGTTTGTCATGTGCCATGCACTCGACAACATATCTCTAAGATTATTATATCATGCTTTAGATTAATTACTACTATTGGGTCTATTTGATAGTTATGGACCCTCGATAGTTTAGACTAAAGTATAAAAATAAGGAAGATGGCTAAAAGAAAACAACAAAAACAAGTCCCATAAATTGATATAAGTCGATTTTTTTTATCCTTGTTTGAAACTTTTAAATCAGAATCGTATTTAATTTGCTTTTTTTTGAGCAGTTTGGTCTTTAAAAGTTCCACAAAAAAAGTAAGGGATATCGCAAAAAAACCAATAGAGTCTGTAAGTCCAAGCATTGATAAATTATGGTCCATAATTGTAGCATATACACCAATTGTAAGACTAATCAATGCTATTGCTCCAAATACATTACGAAGTTTATCTATTCTTTTAAAAGTATGATAGTGTTTTCCGTATAAGATTGGTAAGTTACCATGTTCAATAACAAATGCTTCACGTCTTCTTATCTTCTTTGTGCTGTAAATATAAAGAAATAGAAAAAATAGTGTCACTAAGAGTAATAAATAAATAAAAGTAACCATGTAAAATCTTCTTTCATTATTTGAGTAGATATCTTTTTATAATTTTCCCATAAGATCAATAAAAAGCAAGGTTTCTATAGAAACCTTGCTTTTTATTTTTATACAGTTATTGCTAATACGCCCACTAATAAAATAGTAGCACTAAGTGCAAAAGCAAATGATGTCTCTGGTTCAGGAACTTTAGGAATTGCCTCTAACGCAGACGACAAGAGCGAAGATTTATACTTTTCAAGACTTATTGCAAAGTTTGCTGCATTCTTAGTTGCGTTGACTAAATTATCTAGATTGTTATTATATTTTTTAACATCTGTGGCTGTAACACCAACTGGGACAGAGGAACCAGTATATTTATGCATATGAATTTTTAGAGTTACGGCATACCCCAGGTCATAGGTGGTATTATCTGACCCTTTGTGTTTAATTGAAGATTCAAGTCGTAAAGTGAGGACATGTTCACCAGCACTAATATTGCTGGTTGTTGTAAGGGTCTAAACTTTCTGGTATTGGTGAAAGCCAATGCCAGTTTTTTATTGTCTTCTTTTGGGCATACAAAAAGGACCTCACAGTCCAATGTTATGATTTAAGCAACCAAACCAAATCGTACAAAGGAGATACTGTGATGCCCCAATTAAATTCTATCTTAAATCTTCTAAATATAACAGACACAAATATCGACATCTTAAATTCAAATGACAAAGTGATATTCCGTGGCAGTCAAAAGCTCCATATCAAGGTCATCGAAGGAAGATTATCGTATCGCTTGAAGAAATGTCCTAATTGCGGGTTCGATTGCTTAATCAAGAACGGAGCTAGAGAAACCAATGTCCGCTTAGGCAGCCTCAACGGTTCCGAATATCATTTGAAACTCTGGAAGCAGCGCTATTTGTGTAGATCATGTAAAACGACTTGTGGAGCACACACTAACCTGGTAGAAAAGAATCAATCAATGTCTCGTCAAATAGATCAACTGATCATACTTTTGGCAAAACAATCCTTTACCTTCAAATCCATCGCTATGATGCTGGGGATATCTGCTAGCACAGTCGCCAGAAAGATATATGGCAGACTTCAATTACCTAAAAGAGCACGTTTACTACCAAAGAATATCTGCATCGATGAGTTCAGGTCTGCCAATCATTTGTTTTCTTTTATAGCTTGCGATGCAGACTCTCACCAAATGATCACCCTTTTGCCCAATCGTCTTTCGATGAAGATAATCGAACACTTTAAAAGAGAGTATTCATTATCTGAGAGACAACAAGTCGAATCAGTCTCGATAGACCTGAATGCCAATTATCAAGGTGTCATAAGAAGATTATTCCCAAACGCAAAGATAATCGTTGATAGATTCCATATCGTTCAACTGGTCGGAAGAGCGCTGGATAAAGCACGTTTGTCTGTACTGAATAGTCTCAGTGACAAAAAGTCTCGTGAATACAAAGCTCTTAAAAGCCAATGGCGGATGTTCCACTTATTTGATGATGAATTGGATCAAGCCAACATTAGATATATCTTTGGTATCAACGAGTATATGACTCAACAGAATCTTGTAGACATTGGTCTTGATGCCGATCCAGTATTCAAAGATGTATACCAGACTTACCAGAACGTTCTACGTTCAATAAAATCTAAGGACCCTGAATTGCTTAAGCAAACATTGCAAGAATATAAAAACAATGGGAGCTCAATGGATACTGCTATAACCACTTTTAAGAACAACTACAAATATCTAGTCAACAGCTGCGAATTGCCATATTCCAATGGTCCTCTTGAAGGATTGATTGTAAAGATCAAAAAGCTTAAACATAACTGCTATGGGTTCTGCAATCTCCATAACTTCTTTGTGAGGATCAGATTTTAGGCCTCATCTCAAGATGTTTGAGGGCGATCCGTTAGGGTACAATCTAACGGATCAATTTTTGAAAGTTTATCAGTTAGTAATCATTGAGCCACAAGCTGTAGCCATGTTGTCAATATCGCCGTCCCAATCATTAACAGCATCTTGCTGAGAATCCAGCGTTTCTCTCCTGCAGTATTCTCTACTGGAGAAATATTAGACAGAGGAAAAACCAACAATTTTTTGTGCCGAAATTCTAGCATCATCTGCACAATGGTTAAGATAACAAACAAGACAATTGATGTCCACAAAATCATTACACGGACACTATCGTCCAAAGAAATTATCAGAAAATCGTTTATTGAATAGACTATCCAGCCACCTAAGAAAAACACCAATGATAAAATCTTTGTTGTGCTTTCCAATTTGACTAATTGGTTCACCTTCTTAAATAAAGTTGGATTTTCACCCAGATATTTAGCTACTTCTATATAGGCTTCACTACGCTTTTGATGCGAAGCTTGTCGCCGTACCAATATTGTCAAAAAAAGAGAACTTAATAACACTGTGAATCCAAGCACACCAAGCATTAATTGTAACAACCCCAATTAATCGCCTCCTTAAAAGCTAAGCAGCAATGAATGTCGCTGGTAATAGTTTAGCAGTCGTTCCAACAAGCGTAGCCGCTACTTCTGGAGCCATAATAATTGTTGCTATTAATACAACAGCTCCTGCCGCCAAAATCAACCCAATGACGACAAGACTAGTTATCTTGGTTTTTATCACAGCTACTCCCCCATAATTTTTATGAATATTAAACGACAAGTTAGTGCCATTCTATAAATATAGACCCTACACAAACATATTTTGTAAAAAGCCTTTTTTTGTTCTTTCAACAAATCTAACTTACGCTGATGAAGAGTGATAGTGTTGTCTAACTGTTTGAAAAATAACCCAATTTTTTGTTGACGACTTTTGTCTCGCACTCTTCATTATTTATCACGATGATAAAAATCTTTTGTATTAAAGAAGTCATTTAGAACCGTGTTCTCACCAATCATTGTTTCATGTAAACGAATACCATCGACATTTATCCGCGCATTACGATAATAATCATTTGTTAATTGACCCCATGATGTCTTTGACGCATCAACATTATCGAAAATACTGAAACCGCTACTCTTAAGATAAGTGTACTTTGCATTATCATTTGTATAATTTGTAAATGAGCCAATATCTGCTCCAAATGGGAAAATCAATACTGGTGTTTTACCAACAATTGGTTGTACTTCCTTTTGCCAAAGTGCAGTGTCCTTTTTGATATGATCAACACTGGCCGTAGTCATATTTATATGACCCCAGGAATGCGATGCAAACTGCCAACCTTCCTTTTTCATAGCGTTAGCAACCTTTGTCGCTTTCTTAGCTTCGCGATGTGTCTTTTTTGTATCACCATATTGACTCTTTGATGAACGATAACCTAGCACCCCATTATAACCCGTTTCAGCAATCACACCCTTTGAGCCACCGTATGAGAAATCTGGATGCTTTTTGATGAAGGTATCAATAATCGGTACCATGTCATAATCACCAATTTTCTTCTGACCATTATTGGTATATTGATTTTTAACATCACCTTGCTTATTGACGACTAATTTATCTGCAAATCCAGAATTCTTCATATACTCATAATAGTTAACATCATCCTGTGATATAATTAAAGGCTTCTTGCCTTCAGGTAATTTGACTGGTTTGAAAGTCACCTTCCCTTGTTTATCAATCGAAATGATATCTTTAAAGTTAATTAATACATAGCCATTATCATATAACTGATTCAGCATCGGCATAAATTCGTCGATGGTCGCCATATAATCTTTGTATCCCTGTGCCTGCTCAGATGAGAAAGCTTTACCAGGATCAACAATTAGTGAATGATAAAAAAGATGTGAAATTTTTGTCGGATCATCCCACGTGACCAACTTTGACTGTTGCTTATTAATACTCTTTTTTAGATGATCAACTGTTGTTCCTTTGTGCCCCGATAACACTGATTTTGCTTCTTTATATTGGTACTGTTGACTTAATGATTTTGCCTGCTTTACTGCCTTAGTTGTTTGACTATCAGTTTTTACCTGCTTTACTGTCTTAGTTGTTTGACTATCATTTTTTGTAGTCATAACATCATCATCAATATTGCCATATAACCATAAGCCTGCCCCCAAAATCAACCCAATGACGACAAGACTAGTTATCTTGGTTTTTATCACAGCTACTCCCCCATAATTTTTATGAATATTAAACGACAAGTTAGTGCCATTCTATATCTTATTACCTCAAAAATAAAATTATTCGTAAATTGCTTTAGTTGAAACCTTAAGGCTTACATTAACTTTTACCAGAATTTCCACCAACGTTTAATAGCTCTATTTGTGTGTATGCCATCTTTATTACTACCAGATTTAACAATCTTCTGTTTAGCTATTTTGCTTTTTTTATCTTGGATGTTAAAAAGATCATTTCCGGTCGACAAGTTGTCGTTAGTTTTTTGAGTTAGTTGCCCACTTAGCTTTTGTACATGATCTTTTAATCGACGGTTATCTGCTAATGTTGCTAATTGTAATTGTTGCTGCTGATCCACCAATTTTGTTAGATGATCTATTTGTCGGTCTTTGGTCGCAAGCTGTTTGTCACGTTGAGACTTTAAATCTTCTATTTCTCTTCTTAGAGTGGCAATTAGCTCATTATTTTCTTTGCTAGTCTTTGTCACTTTTTTGCTACCTGTTTGTTGGGTATTTGCTACCAAAGGCTTTGCTACCTTGTCCCTAACAATCCTTTCAGCTGTAAGGCTGATCATGTTTGTACCTTGACTATCTTTTTGTCGGTTCTTTGTTGGTAGTCTTTGGTAGTGGTATTGAATAGTTTGTTTAGAGACCTTCAATTCGTCAGCAAGTTCCCTAATAGTTTTAGGCATGATTTCCAAACCCCTTTCGGAGTTCAGCAAGTGCTTCTGGTCTTGCTTGATCTCTTATTTTTTTATCGTGCTCGGCCTGTTTATCAGCCAATGCTTGTTTCTCAGTAGAGCCTAAAGTTAACCCCTTAACCTTGTCAATGGCGCGCCATTTTTCCTGCTCTGTTAATTCACCATTATGCTGAATGTTAAAGAGTTTTTGACGTTCATCTTGAAATTGACCTTGTGAGAAGTGAGGTATACCTCAAAATTCCGTAACTATTTTTTTAGCTATTCATTTGATTTCAGAGCATCAATCATATCGATGCCCTTTAGTTTCCTGTGGGTCACGAGCATCACGATGATAGTGAACACGATGGTTAACAGAATCGAAGTGACATAGCCTACCACGCCAATTGTTAACGGGAAGATCACTTCGTCGGTCATCGCTTGTCGTAGTATGAACCACAACAAGCCATTACCAAAGGCGACACCTAATATGATACCAAAGATGGTTAGGACAATATTCTCACGCACAATATACATCGTCACCTCGCGGTCAAAGAAGCCCAACACCTTGATTGTGGATAACTCACGAATACGCTCCGAAATGTTAATGTTGGTCAAGTTGTACAACACGACGAATGTTAATAGACCGGAGAGTAGGATGAATACCGCGACAATTGGACCTAAGTTAGCAATCTGATCGTCAAGTACCTTCTTTTGCTCACGGACGAAGCTGACGTTCACGACCTGCGCATCTTCGAGCAGCTTATGACCCAAATTATCTTCCTGATTTGCTGAGAGCTGATCGTATTTCAACAGCCAGGAATTTACCGCTGGTTTACTCTTCATGACCCGCTCATAATAAGATGGCGTCATGTACATAAAGTGGCCCAGGTAATTCTCCGCCACCGCGGCCACCTTGACTCGTACTGTCTGGTTGTCACCGTTCACTACGTTGAACGTATCACCCCGTTTAACATGCAATAAACTTGCGGCTTTTCGCGACAAAAGCACGCCTTCATTTGTCAGCTTGGCGTTAACCTTCAAGTATCTGTCAAAATCCGCTTTTGCTGTAGGGACCATCACATTGACAGACTCAATGGTCTGCTTCTTGTTCTTGATGGTCACCGATTCGCTGTGCACGGGTAAATGGCTTTCGTGTTTAGTCTCCTTAGCTAGAATACTTGCTAGCTTATCCTGATCGGTGTTTTCGGTGATAGCCGAAATCGCCCGGTAGGAGATTACCTGGTCGAACTGTCTCACGCTAGTCTCCGCAATCGAGTCTCTGATACCAAAGCCGGTCAATATGAGACCTGCACCACCGGCAATCCCGACGATTCCCATCCACATCCGCGATTTGAACCGAAACAGATTCCGATAACTAACCTTACGGTTGAAACTTAGTCTGCTCCAAAGTGGTTTAATTCGTTCCAGTAGAATTCGTTTACCAACCTTTGGCGTCTTAGCGAGCATTAGGTTAGCTGGTTTCTC
This window harbors:
- a CDS encoding transposase, producing the protein MTKKKYSVDFRKMIVKLYQDGAPVADLTDEYGVSNVTIYKWINLYKEDKGSGISKSDVLALQKRLKQLEIENDILKKALTIFAKK
- a CDS encoding plasmid mobilization protein yields the protein MSNTIIKNKTISTRVTPDISERAKANLAKQGLTVSEYIRLSLVKAANNEVRLVSFLDSPEALAAKKEAETGQVKNIGSLTDFEDWIDKLDAN
- a CDS encoding ISL3 family transposase yields the protein MPQLNSILNLLNITDTNIDILNSNDKVIFRGSQKLHIKVIEGRLSYRLKKCPNCGFDCLIKNGARETNVRLGSLNGSEYHLKLWKQRYLCRSCKTTCGAHTNLVEKNQSMSRQIDQLIILLAKQSFTFKSIAMMLGISASTVARKIYGRLQLPKRARLLPKNICIDEFRSANHLFSFIACDADSHQMITLLPNRLSMKIIEHFKREYSLSERQQVESVSIDLNANYQGVIRRLFPNAKIIVDRFHIVQLVGRALDKARLSVLNSLSDKKSREYKALKSQWRMFHLFDDELDQANIRYIFGINEYMTQQNLVDIGLDADPVFKDVYQTYQNVLRSIKSKDPELLKQTLQEYKNNGSSMDTAITTFKNNYKYLVNSCELPYSNGPLEGLIVKIKKLKHNCYGFCNLHNFFVRIRF
- a CDS encoding DUF536 domain-containing protein; the encoded protein is MPKTIRELADELKVSKQTIQYHYQRLPTKNRQKDSQGTNMISLTAERIVRDKVAKPLVANTQQTGSKKVTKTSKENNELIATLRREIEDLKSQRDKQLATKDRQIDHLTKLVDQQQQLQLATLADNRRLKDHVQKLSGQLTQKTNDNLSTGNDLFNIQDKKSKIAKQKIVKSGSNKDGIHTNRAIKRWWKFW
- a CDS encoding polysaccharide deacetylase family protein; translated protein: MIKTKITSLVVIGLILGAGLWLYGNIDDDVMTTKNDSQTTKTVKQVKTDSQTTKAVKQAKSLSQQYQYKEAKSVLSGHKGTTVDHLKKSINKQQSKLVTWDDPTKISHLFYHSLIVDPGKAFSSEQAQGYKDYMATIDEFMPMLNQLYDNGYVLINFKDIISIDKQGKVTFKPVKLPEGKKPLIISQDDVNYYEYMKNSGFADKLVVNKQGDVKNQYTNNGQKKIGDYDMVPIIDTFIKKHPDFSYGGSKGVIAETGYNGVLGYRSSKSQYGDTKKTHREAKKATKVANAMKKEGWQFASHSWGHINMTTASVDHIKKDTALWQKEVQPIVGKTPVLIFPFGADIGSFTNYTNDNAKYTYLKSSGFSIFDNVDASKTSWGQLTNDYYRNARINVDGIRLHETMIGENTVLNDFFNTKDFYHRDK
- a CDS encoding site-specific integrase — encoded protein: MQQVVLPIKDSNVLKEVQDTSLNNFKAGRRNYTVFQVGKATLLRVSDVMRLKQTDIFNPDGSIKQNAFIHDRKTGKPNTLYLKPVQTELLLYRQWLLDHRLASEWLFPSIQHPDRHITEKQFYKIMARVGDLLGINYLGTHTMRKIGAYRVYTQSNYNIGLVMHLLNHSSEAMTLTYLGLDQASRETMLDQIDFG
- a CDS encoding type II toxin-antitoxin system YafQ family toxin, coding for MQIKQTKSFERELKKLVKKHFPITVLKPCLKAIVEQDVLVLKQIKDHALKGNWRGYREFHPARYGNYGKNYDNWIVIYQLDHDELILLLVATGSHEILNQ